A segment of the Spiroplasma helicoides genome:
GATTTTTTATTTTTCACTAAGATTAGATTTATATAATTCTTTAAATAAGCCATCAACTTTTATCAACTCTTCATATGTTCCTGATTGAACAATCCCTTCACCTTGTTCAAAAACGAATATTTTATCAAAGTTTTTTATTGTTCTTAATCTATGAGCAATTGAAACAGTTGTCCTTCCAAACATTAATTTTTCAAGTTCCTCTTGAATTTCTTTTTCAACTATATTATCCAAAGCACTTGTTGCTTCATCCAAAACTAATACTTCAGGATTTTTTAAAATAAGTCTAGCAATAACCAAACGTTGTTTTTGACCACCTGACAATTGCGCTCCTCTTTCAAATAACATAGTATCGTATTGATTAGGTCAACTCATTATCAAATCATGTAACTTAGCTTTTTTTGCAGCTTCTTGTACTTCTTCAATACTTCTTTCACCAAGACTATAACAAATGTTTTCATAGATAGTACCACTTAAAATTTGTGGTTCTTGATCTACATAACCCACTTTATCTAATCATGATTTTAAATTTAAAGATTTTAAATCTGTTTTATCATTTATAAGAATTTCTCCTACACTTGGGTCATAAAATCTCAATAATAATTTAGCAATTGTTGATTTACCACATCCTGTAGGACCAACAAAAGCATACTTTTTACCTTTTTCAAGATTTATCTCTAAGTTGTTCAAAATAATTTTGTCATCACCTGGATAAGAGAATGTAACTTTATTAAATTTAATATTATTGACATTACCTTCAAATTTATTTAATTCATGTTTATTTATATAAATTTCTGATTTCAAAATTTTTGAGATATTTATCGCTGCTGCAATTGATTCTGGTCCTTCAGCAATTACTTGTCTTAATTGTAGAATAGGAACAGCCATTACAATAACTCCGCTTGTAAATGATGTCATAATACTTACAAGTTTATTTGTATTGTCATGGTAAAGTATTACACCAAATATAATTGATGCTATTGAGAATGTACCAACACCACCCACAAGAAGGGCTGCTGGAAGTTCTGAGAAAAAGAACTTAATTTTGTTTTTTAAATCTACAACTTTTGCTCCTTTTTCAAAACTTTCTTTCTCTTCATCAAAGTTACCTGTAGCTTTTATAAGTCTAACGCTGTATATTTTTTCATTTACTTGGTTGTCAAATTTTTGATTTAATATATCTATTTTTTTTGTAGCCTTAGTAGTTATTATTATAAAAACTCCTATAACAGCTAAACAGCCAACTAGAAGACCAAAAACTCACATTGATAATTTTCAATCCACAAAGAACATCATTACCGATGAAAGCACAAATGTTGACATAGATAAACTATAAACTATTGGCGCTTCTTTAATGTGTTTAGCAAGTATATTTGATTCTTTTACTAAAGTACCAACTATTTCACCAGTTTTATTTTCTCTAAAATAATGTAAATCTTGATCTATTAGTTTGTTAATAAGATTTTTTTTGATTAATGTCTCATAACTTTGAGAAATATAACCTCCTATTATAAAAACTGCATAGGATAAAATTATTACAAGTACAATATTTAAAACTATTATGTATACTAAATCAAAAAGTCCAAAACTATGTCCTCATACATTTACTGTTAAACTATATACTCCATTATGCATTTGATATTCTACATTGCTATACATAAATCTGTGTATAAACTCTTGCATAAACTCAGGTTTATTTAATTCTGCACCAACATACTGTCATTGCTCACTAAACTGTTTCCAAAATATATCATTTGGGTGAGCTGCTGAATATTGGTTTAAGAAATCTTGCAAATCATCAGTATTTGCAAGAGTGTCAACAGTTCCTTTTGTTATTAATAATTGAGTAATGAACTCAATAACTTTTATATTTAAAATTAAGCATAATGCCATTAGAAATGTACCAAAAAACAATAAAAAGCTCATTATTGGTCTATTTTTTATAGCATTGCTTAGATGATAATTAAGATCTCTCTTAATTTCTTTTTTCTCTCGTCGCGTTTTTTTTAGTTTAACATCCATACTATGCCTCATTTCTAGATAAATTTTATTATATATACCGATTCTTATCAACCAATTAATTATTTTATTTAAAAAATAAAATAATTATTGTAATAAAAATTTTTTTTCATATAAAATAACTAAGTACACATTTTTTATTTAAACAAAATGTAAGTAACTATATTCAAAAATTCCAAAAATATAGTTGCAAAATAAAGACCGATGCCTTATAATCTTATTGTTTTCGGAGCATAGCTCAGCTGGTTAGAGCGCACCCCTGATAAGGGTGAGGTCGGTGGTTCAAGTCCACTTGTTCCGACCATTTTTTTGAAAAGCAAGGCACTTTTATTTAAGTGCCTTTTTATTATAATTTTTTGAAAGGAGTAATCAAAATGACTGAAGTTAAAAAACCTGATAGCCAAGAGTTTGAAACAACAAATATCAAAAAAGGTAATAAAGTTAAAAAGCGTTTTTTTGCAACAGGTCAATGATATAAGATTGCTCTTACTTTAATTTTGTGATCAGTATTACAAGAAGTCATTATGGCTTCAACTGATTTAGTTGATAATATTTTTGTTAATAATTTATACCCACACCAAATTGATGGATATAAAGAACTTAATGATTACATTTTAGGTAGTGGTTGAGTTGAATCAATCACTTCTGACAAGTTAGAAGGACTAGGACTTCATGAACTATTTGGTTATGCAGGCTCTGGTATTATATATTCTCCCGGACAAATAGGTGTAAATGCTGTTAGTTCAAGTAACCAAATGTATGTGATTATGTTCGCTATGGCATCTGGATTTTGTTATGGTTCAGGAATTTTTTCAGCTCAATATTTTGGAGCAGGAGAATATCAAAAGCTGAAACAAATCACAGCCTTAAAAATGTATTTGACATTTGCTATAACAGCAGTTTTTGCAATTTTTGGAATAAAAGGAATTTGCCATAATTTTATTGAATTTACAACTCATCCAAATTATCAACTGGCATCTCAAACACCAAACTATAAACTGGACAGCGCATCTTCAAAAGAACAAGTTCAAGAAGTTTACAACTACATTCAAAATAAAGTTGCAGTTTTAGCAACAGAGCAAGGGGAAAAATATTATAGAATTGTTTCTATAACTTATCCTTTACTAACAATCAATCAAGTATCAGTAACAGCCCTTAGAGAAACAAGAAGACCATTTTACTCATTTTTCATGGCTTCTATAGCATTGGTTGCAAACTGTACAACTAATCTTTTCTTAACAGCACCAACTTTTATACCTGGATTTACAGGTTTTGGTATACAAGGAGTAGGTTATGGAACAATGTTCTCTCGTTGTTTACAAACAGTTTTTATTGTTGGGTTACTTTGCATTAAAAAATTTGAATTCATACCTTCATTCAAACACTTTAGAATAAAGAAAAAACTTTTAAAAATGGCATTGAAAAAAAGTTTACCAATACTTTTAAATGAAACTTTATTTGCTTTCGGTCAAGTTCTTCAAGTTAAAATGAGAGCTATGTATTCAGTTGACTCTTTGTCCGCGAACGCTATGTTCGAGACGATGCTTATGGCATTCTTCTCTCCAATGTATCATGGACTAAATGCCGGAATATCCACCTTAGTTGGCAATGAGCTTGGAGCTAAAAATTTTGAAAAGGCAGAATACAATGGTAAGCATTTGATGAGACTTAGTTTTATGATAGCTTGTTGTTTTGTGATAATTTTTTCTGGATTATCCTTTGTTGTGCCAAAAGCAATTTTTCCAAATACAACCCCAGAAGGTAAAAAAATTGGGGAATGAATGGTGTTTATTTATACAATGACATATCCAGTTATACTAATGAACTCTTGTGTTTACTCTATACTAAGGGCAGGGGGAAATGTTACTGGAGCATTCTTGATGGATTCAGCATTCAACTGGACATTCCAACTACCAACTTTAGCAGTCTTAATTTATGAAAATACATTTATAAATCCCAATGGATTTGTAAATTTGGAAATAATCTATGTACATTTAATTGTATGTATGTTTGAGGTTGTTAAATTGATACCAGCTTTAACATTTTACTTTAGAAAAAAATGACTTAGAAGTATTATTGACGAGTCAGAGTTCAAACATAAAGACATACCAAATGAAAAGTTAAAATTAAAAGAGAAAAAGAAAAAACAAGAAGAAAAATCAACTGAGGAAAAAGTAGTTAAATAAACTACTTTTTTTTATAGTACATAGTGTATAATTAGATAGGTTTAGAAAGAGGTGGTAATATGAGTCTTCCTTCCAGTTACAGTTTTTATGGAATGAAATATATAAAAAATGAAACGAGTGCTCTTATTAACGCTTCTTTATGCGTTATTTAATAGTTCTCTTGTAGAAAGGGATATTATGAAAATGGCTAAAAGAGTATCGAAAGATGCAAAAAATAATACAATAAAAAATAATTTACAAAAATACTCAAAGCTAGATCAAGAAGAAATTCTTAAAGACTTTGAAATTCAACAATTTGGTTTGAAAGAAGCTGAAGTTGAAAGACAATTAGAAAAATGTGGAGCAAACAAACTAGATCCCAAAAGATTTAATTTTCCATTAGTTTTTTTTAAATGTTTTTTCAGTCCTTTTAATTTGATTCTTATAATAATAGATGTTTATAGTTTTTATAACTATATTGGGGCTATTGCTGAGGAAAAAGATACTTTTGACTTAGCTGGTGCATTAATCGTTTTAATAATGATTTTATTAAGTGGTTCAATAACATTTTTACAAGAGTTGAGGTCGTTTTTTGTTATTAGAAAAATGACATTTGATAATAAAAAAACAACTCATGCAATCAGAGATACAGATTATGATATAAAAAATATTGATAATGCTAACTCAATAAAATTAATTAAAGAAGCAAAATCAATAGATTCAGAAGATTTAGTTCCTGGTGATTTAGTCTACCTATCAAATGGCGATTTAATACCTGCCGACATAAGAATCGTATGATCTAACAATTTATATTTAAATCAATCATCTCTTACAGGAGAATCTTTTCCTGTTCAAAAAAAAGAAACAAATAGTAATAAAGAATACTTGGAATTTGAAAATATTTGTTTTACAGGTACTAATGTAGTTTCTGGATCAGCTTTAGGAGTTGTTTTATCTACTGCAAAATACACTTATTTTTCAACTATTAATGACAAAGTTACCCAAAAAAGACCGAAGTCATCATTTGATAAAGGGATTAAAAAAGTTACATTTCTTTTAATAGCATTTATGTTATCAGTTACTCCAATAGTATTTTTGGTTTTTGGATTAAGACCATTAGAAGATAACGAAAAATGATTAAATGCGGCATTATTCTCAATCTCAGTTGCCGTAGGATTAACTCCCGAAATGTTACCAATTATAATTACTGCTAATTTATCAAGAGGTTATGCAAAAATTAAAAAACAAGAAGTTCTAGTTAAAAATCTTAATGCTGTTCAAAATATGGGTGCCATTGATATTCTTTGTACAGATAAAACTGGAACAATAACAAGTGGTGAAATAGTTTTAGATAAAGTATTAGATTTGACAGGAAGTAAAAGCGAATTTGTTAATCACGCTTTATACTTAAATAGTTATTTCCAATCAGGATTTCAAAATCCAATCGATCAAGCAGTTTTAATAACTGATAAATTAGCAAAACCAAATGTAGAAGAATATACAAAAGAATGAGAAGTGCCTTTTGACTTCAAAAGAAAAATCCTATCAGTAATTCTTACTAAAAATGATGAAAAAGAGATTTTTACAAAAGGTGCAGTTGAAGAAGTACTTGCAATTTGTAATAGAGTTCTTATCAACGGTAAAATTGAAAATTTAACAAAAGATTATATTGAAAAAATTAAAAGTAAAACCAAAGAAATGAATACTGAAGGTTACAGAGTTGTTGGAATAGCTCATAACCACCTAGAAGATGAAGATATTGAAGAAGATTTAGTATTCTTAGGGTTTGCAACTTTCTTTGATGAACCAAAAGTCACATCAAAACAAATAATTAAATCATTAAAAAGCAGAGGTATTGAAACAAAAGTTCTTACAGGTGACAATGAAGTTATAACAAGAGCTATTTGTAAAAAAGTTGACTTTAAAATAACAAAACTTTATACAGGAAAAGAAATTGAGGAAATGAGTGAAACTCAATTAGCAAGAGCTGTAATTGATGCAAATGTTTTTGTTAAGTTAAGTCCAATACATAAATCAATTATTATAAAAGCTTTAAAAGACCAAGAACATATAGTTGGATTTATGGGGGATGGTATTAATGATGCACCCGTTTTGAGAGAGTCTGATGTCGCTATTTCATTCATAGATGCATCAAACATAGCTCAGGATGCAGCAGACATTATATTAGTTAACGACTCATTGATGGTAATCGAAACAGCTGTTCACGAAGGTAGAGCTAGTTTAGCAAATATTTTGAAATATATTAAAGTTACAATAGCATCAAACTTTGGTAATGTTTTAAGTGTTTTGGTAGCATTGTTCTTAACAACAGTGGAACCAATGCAACCAATTCACTTGTTGTTACAAAATTTACTTTACGACATAGTTATGTTTGCATTTATTTTTGACAAAGTAGATGCTAAGTTCACAGAGAGTCCTAGACCGTTGCGAACCAAGAATATCATATGGTTTACAATTATTAATGGACCAGTCAGTTCAATATTTGACATATCAACATTCTTAGTTTTATTATTTGCATTCAAGTCACAAGTTGGTGTTCCATTTGGTATGGGTGTAAATAAAGATACTCTTCCAGAACATTCAGTAGCAACATTTAACGCTTCATGGTTTGTGGTTGGGTTAATGACACAAACTGCAGTTATGCAAATGTATAGAACTGAAAAATTACCATTTATTCATTCAAACGCTTCTATTCAAGTTAACATAGCTACAGTGTTTGTTTGTGCAATGGCAATAATTGTTCCATATACTCCAATAAATCAATTAGTACAAATGGAGCAACCACCACTAGTATTTATGCCTGTGGCTATAGGATTTGTACTTTGCTACATAACATTAGCACAATGTGTGAAAATGGCATATATTAGAAGATTTAAAGAATGATTATAAAAAAATCTCATAGAGATTTTTTTATTTTTTCTTAATAAAATTATTTAAAATTATTGTTTAGATTTATTTAAGTGTTTATAATCAAGTAAGACTAAATTTAAGGAAGGTAATTATTATGGAATACTCACATAAAAAAGTTGAAAAAAAATGACAAAAGTATTGAGAGGAAAATCATACTTTTAAAACTACTGATAAAAGTGACAAAAAGGCTTACATATTAGATATGTTCCCATATCCTAGTGGAGCAGGACTTCACGTTGGTCATCCAAAGGGCTATACAGCAACTGATGTGTTTTCAAGAATGAGAAGGCTACAAGGTTACGATGTATTGCACCCAATTGGTTATGATGCTTTTGGTTTGCCCGCTGAACAATATGCTCTTAAAACTGGAAATGATCCAACTGAATTTACTTTAAAAAATATAGATATTTTCAGAGAACAATTAAAAACATTGGGTTTTAGTTTCGATTATGAAAAAGAAGTAAATACAAGTAATCCAAATTATTACAGAATAACACAATGAATATTTCAACAACTTTACAAGCAAGGTTTGGCAGAAATAAGATATGCAGATGTTAACTGATGCGAAGGATTAGGAACCGTTTTAGCGAATGAAGAGGTTGTTGTAAAAAATAACAAAATGTATTCTGATATTGGTGATTTTGAGGTAGTCAAAAGACCCATGAAACAGTGAGTATTAAAAATTACTGAGTATGCTGATAGACTTATAGATGGTTTAGAAGACCTTGATTGACCAAAATCTCTTAAAGATCTTCAAAGAAACTGAATTG
Coding sequences within it:
- a CDS encoding ABC transporter ATP-binding protein → MDVKLKKTRREKKEIKRDLNYHLSNAIKNRPIMSFLLFFGTFLMALCLILNIKVIEFITQLLITKGTVDTLANTDDLQDFLNQYSAAHPNDIFWKQFSEQWQYVGAELNKPEFMQEFIHRFMYSNVEYQMHNGVYSLTVNVWGHSFGLFDLVYIIVLNIVLVIILSYAVFIIGGYISQSYETLIKKNLINKLIDQDLHYFRENKTGEIVGTLVKESNILAKHIKEAPIVYSLSMSTFVLSSVMMFFVDWKLSMWVFGLLVGCLAVIGVFIIITTKATKKIDILNQKFDNQVNEKIYSVRLIKATGNFDEEKESFEKGAKVVDLKNKIKFFFSELPAALLVGGVGTFSIASIIFGVILYHDNTNKLVSIMTSFTSGVIVMAVPILQLRQVIAEGPESIAAAINISKILKSEIYINKHELNKFEGNVNNIKFNKVTFSYPGDDKIILNNLEINLEKGKKYAFVGPTGCGKSTIAKLLLRFYDPSVGEILINDKTDLKSLNLKSWLDKVGYVDQEPQILSGTIYENICYSLGERSIEEVQEAAKKAKLHDLIMSWPNQYDTMLFERGAQLSGGQKQRLVIARLILKNPEVLVLDEATSALDNIVEKEIQEELEKLMFGRTTVSIAHRLRTIKNFDKIFVFEQGEGIVQSGTYEELIKVDGLFKELYKSNLSEK
- a CDS encoding MATE family efflux transporter, with the translated sequence MTEVKKPDSQEFETTNIKKGNKVKKRFFATGQWYKIALTLILWSVLQEVIMASTDLVDNIFVNNLYPHQIDGYKELNDYILGSGWVESITSDKLEGLGLHELFGYAGSGIIYSPGQIGVNAVSSSNQMYVIMFAMASGFCYGSGIFSAQYFGAGEYQKLKQITALKMYLTFAITAVFAIFGIKGICHNFIEFTTHPNYQLASQTPNYKLDSASSKEQVQEVYNYIQNKVAVLATEQGEKYYRIVSITYPLLTINQVSVTALRETRRPFYSFFMASIALVANCTTNLFLTAPTFIPGFTGFGIQGVGYGTMFSRCLQTVFIVGLLCIKKFEFIPSFKHFRIKKKLLKMALKKSLPILLNETLFAFGQVLQVKMRAMYSVDSLSANAMFETMLMAFFSPMYHGLNAGISTLVGNELGAKNFEKAEYNGKHLMRLSFMIACCFVIIFSGLSFVVPKAIFPNTTPEGKKIGEWMVFIYTMTYPVILMNSCVYSILRAGGNVTGAFLMDSAFNWTFQLPTLAVLIYENTFINPNGFVNLEIIYVHLIVCMFEVVKLIPALTFYFRKKWLRSIIDESEFKHKDIPNEKLKLKEKKKKQEEKSTEEKVVK
- the mgtA gene encoding magnesium-translocating P-type ATPase; its protein translation is MKMAKRVSKDAKNNTIKNNLQKYSKLDQEEILKDFEIQQFGLKEAEVERQLEKCGANKLDPKRFNFPLVFFKCFFSPFNLILIIIDVYSFYNYIGAIAEEKDTFDLAGALIVLIMILLSGSITFLQELRSFFVIRKMTFDNKKTTHAIRDTDYDIKNIDNANSIKLIKEAKSIDSEDLVPGDLVYLSNGDLIPADIRIVWSNNLYLNQSSLTGESFPVQKKETNSNKEYLEFENICFTGTNVVSGSALGVVLSTAKYTYFSTINDKVTQKRPKSSFDKGIKKVTFLLIAFMLSVTPIVFLVFGLRPLEDNEKWLNAALFSISVAVGLTPEMLPIIITANLSRGYAKIKKQEVLVKNLNAVQNMGAIDILCTDKTGTITSGEIVLDKVLDLTGSKSEFVNHALYLNSYFQSGFQNPIDQAVLITDKLAKPNVEEYTKEWEVPFDFKRKILSVILTKNDEKEIFTKGAVEEVLAICNRVLINGKIENLTKDYIEKIKSKTKEMNTEGYRVVGIAHNHLEDEDIEEDLVFLGFATFFDEPKVTSKQIIKSLKSRGIETKVLTGDNEVITRAICKKVDFKITKLYTGKEIEEMSETQLARAVIDANVFVKLSPIHKSIIIKALKDQEHIVGFMGDGINDAPVLRESDVAISFIDASNIAQDAADIILVNDSLMVIETAVHEGRASLANILKYIKVTIASNFGNVLSVLVALFLTTVEPMQPIHLLLQNLLYDIVMFAFIFDKVDAKFTESPRPLRTKNIIWFTIINGPVSSIFDISTFLVLLFAFKSQVGVPFGMGVNKDTLPEHSVATFNASWFVVGLMTQTAVMQMYRTEKLPFIHSNASIQVNIATVFVCAMAIIVPYTPINQLVQMEQPPLVFMPVAIGFVLCYITLAQCVKMAYIRRFKEWL